The genomic segment AGTTCGGCTTCCGTTTTAGAGCTTTATGAAGCCTCTAAATCACAGGAAGACTCCTGTACTTTGGTCGCCACATTGATACGAAAGAATTTCTGGCACGAGGCAGATTCGATATACAACTGGATCAGGAGCGGGCAATTAATTTTGAATTAAGAAAGTGGAACAATTGCCAAGTCAACTTGTTAACCTCATCATCCgtattgtttgaaatgaattttaaaaaagctcaTTGTACTGGTTCAGTAAAGTGCTACGTGCGTCCAAAttagaccaaaataaataactttaAACTTTGTTCCCACTATTAGTTACCCTagactcaattaaaaaaaaaaagagtgaggaagtaaaaacaagtgagatagCATGGTTGCACAAGTGCATATACCCTCTTTTTAAACGGGCACAGGGCTGTATTCAGAATTAAGCAATCAcattcaacagaaaaaaatgggctTAGAGAAAAGTGCACTTTTGTCATCTAGGTCCACATGCCTaatatttattgatgtattgtACCTAATTCTTTAAAATGACTTTCTTTCAGGATTTATAAGCATGTAAACAGCAAAATCTTATTTAAATAGACCACAACAATTTACTTTTGTAGAGAAAATAATATGCACAAACAATATTTCAGAGCCAAAAGAGGTCTGACACACAGGGTGCCAATTCAAGCTAGGTCCGCCATTGCAAACACTGTACAAAGGGGAGGTTCTACCTTAGCTGACAGTTGCTGTTAGCTTTGGGACATACCGGTGTGAATGTTttggatgttcatgggagtttCTTTTCACACAGTACCAACATCTTAAAAtataagtaccgtattggcccgaatataagatggccctgattataagacgacctccTCTTtgtcaagactcaagtttgaaaaaagacttttgaacaccaaataattttttatacagaaaataattgcagtacatctgaaacaaatgattataacaacatatttgagagaaaacacatgttattttgcctcattcaagtcttaatatctgaacatttgaatacgtaaactaaagtgcaatcacattcgtaaatgaatggcttctggtttttgaaaaataaattacatcatcttctcctcagctgcgggttaacctggccaatcttcCACCCacatttctccagattgtcgctacgtttttccattttctgttatctcgtattattttcttctcttttatttcttaccgctattttttatttttcttcttcgtgctaccgctatttttatttttattcttcgtgacaggagTTTGCTTTGgcttggggagtcaagttcagcattcacttcaatgatatctggcgccatctagcgtcgtgaatgggtataatgccTAGACCCCGAGTATTAGACGACCCCaactttttcttatttcaatgcaaaaaaacaccgtcttatattcgggccaatacggtaggtTATATGAGGACTCAAAAGCTCATGTAAATTGCAGAGCCGTATAAACCGCCGCAATTGTCTACAGTTGCATGTTTCACTCTGCAATGTATCTTTTGCCGGCAGACAAACATCATGTAATGTTGCACTTCATGTTTACAACTGCCTGGGAAAAAGTGCCGTCAGTGAACATTATTTTGATATCACAAAGCGATTCTGAAAGTAGCTTAACTGTTGAAAAGCTATTTGGTGTTGAAAACAGGGACGCACGCAACTGAGAAATGTAATCAAGTTAGTCTGATCGCTCCTGCCCCACACTACTGCTTTTGGTCGCAAACATAACATTACTTTACGAGCTCTCGATCTTGTTTAGGAATGTAACCTGTAAAGCCTCACCCAACTGATTCCTTTCCCTGGGAAAGCCAATTCGTAACTCTGCAATCAATGTATCTAAGGATTTCTAGCTGATTTTGTATCAATGAGTCAACTATCAATACAGTTGTATCTCTCTCCTTTACTAACGCATATCCCGTTGAAGCGGTTTATTGTTTCCAACCTTAATTGGAAGCAGAAGTTGCCTAGTTCAATCTGCCTGCAGTTGATTTGTCACttgaatttaataataatatatatttttttatttaatccgGTTGAGCTGGTAATTCACACAGCCATTATGATACTATAGCCCCCATGTAAAACGAATACTGGATCCATGACAAAGGTGGGCCTGATCTGAATAATTTGGACATACTGTACCTGTCTAAATCCATCAGAGAAATTGTTTTTGTAATATCGGATCATAGAGTTCCAGCCATCCATCAGCAGCCCCCACTGAGTTCTCTTGCCTGtcctaaagaaacaaaaacccaaTCGGAACTTACATTTCTCCATAGGTTTCGTAAAAAGCAATTTGGTGACAGTGAGAGGCAATTCATACGTCAATAGACACTAATTCATAGTAAAATAGTTATGAATAGTTGTGTTCAATAGAGAATAAACAAACTtcaatttggaaaatggataAACTTTCTATTTGTATGACCCGAAATTCATTCCACTTCATTTCACAATGTTTGTCCTTGTTCAGTTGGTGAACCACAGCAGTGAAGTTGACCAATTGGATGGCCATATAAAACTATGGATGACAGCTGTTTTGAATAACTGACCTGGTGAAGTCTGTCTTCAATGCTCCGGTGCCTGCATATTGCTTGGCACATGCATCTGCATTGTCAGCCCAAGCTGCAGGTAAACAAGCAGGGCAAGGAGGTCACAAGACCATACTATTACTATTAGGACTTGAATACAGTGAATGCCTGTTCAACATTCCACAAAGTGAAAGACTAAAAGAATTGTGTGATAGACAGCTCACCGTTTTTGTACATCTTTTCAAAGTCTGCTTGATCCTCAATGTGCTGATTCATGTAGAGGACCCCCATTTTCTGTGGTTGACACAGCACAGAGTTAAGAACTAAATAAACCAGTGAACTTGCTTGTTCACTGGGGTTGATAGTAGAACATATcacttgacaatttttttttagttttgtgttGTGCTGCCATCTATTGGAAAATACCTGTTCCCTCTACCGAGTAAACAGATACTAAAGGAAAGCCATCAATACAGTACCAGAGAGCAGCAACATGAGTTTAGTACTTTACAATAATTCATATATCATGTGTGTCATTCGCAGACACTGCCGAAAGAGGCATCACTAGTTCAACTGTGTTTAGAACTTCATCCAGTGTatacgatgtgtgtgtgtagcatgaCCGTCCTACCCGCAGCTGTGCTTGCAGTGAGCGTCGGGCCAGCAGGCTCTGGATGACATTTGTACGGTCCAAACAGTCCATGCAGTTGCTCCGAAATGTCCCCTCTTGATTTAACAGTATCGTACCATCTGAATCCACCAGGAAGTATCTGTGCCCCAAATccacaatgttattttaagtaTATCGCTAATTTATTATGCCGTTAAATTCTGgttatgtgttttgtttatttggaaatatatatatatatatatatgtgtgtgtgtgtgtgtgtgtgtgtgtgtgtgtgtgtgtgtgtccccgtAACACATTATGTTTTAATTCTAATTCTTACATCACTACTTaactatctttaaaaaaaacatttgatttgaaagGTATGTTTCTTGTCTTGTTGTTCTCTCtcgatctaaaacaggcaagaTATGGCTCTCGAAGAACCGGAGTTCCATCCCCTTGTAAAGTATTctctcaaaaataaaagcagacgCAAACTGACCCAAATTCCTCCTGGATTTCAGCAACCATGTCCAACAGGATGTGAAGACGATGCCATCTCATCCGACTGCACTCTTTGTGGAAGTCAAATGCTATGTACCTGAAGAAAGGTGAATCttgttgaagaaaaacattAATTGAGCCATAGGTGAAAAGGAATGTGCATAATGGGTGACTCTTACTTGATGGTGCTGTTTCCTAAGCCAGCCACCATCTTTTCAAAAGTCTTCTCCAGTGGTTTTTCGGACCCTTTCTGGTTGATCtgagaaaagtgtgtgtgtgtgtgtgtgtgtttggggattAGTAGCCCTATTGAAAGGCATCAATTACCATAAATTAATTTCTTGTTTAACCATGACTTTGTATCCGAgttcatgtttgttgttgttgttttctactTTAGGccaatttaaatgttttcagTGAGTGGGCactgactattaaaaaaaattaagtcagaCATGAAATACCACCAATGTTATCATCAAAagtgatttttgtattttaccaTCTTACCAAATTTAAAATTACTTGCTTCCCATAAAGGATGATCTGTGAATCGAAGTGTCTCTGGAACCCATCCAACTGAAGCAATAAAGCATGGGAAAAGGCAAATCACATGCGTAAACTACCAGAATTAAAGTCTTTAACGAGTATAGCAATGCAAAAGAGTTGTTTACGTGGTTGACTGTTTTGCTGATCTGTGGTCTTGGCTTGTACTTCAGGTTGGGCCTTTGGGACCAGTAGAAGGGTATGGAGCCTCTTGTCTGAGAAGGAGATAAAACAATGTATACATATCCCTACATTTCTCCCACCATCCATACAAGGGTGTacaaacaaatgtaaacattATTGGAAGGGAGAGGGGGGATTTACCACATCATTGACATTTCTACCTCTTCTAGCTAGCAAGAGACATCTATCAAAGCAGCTAAGCCAAAACCTGCCACCGTAGGGATCCCAGTTCAAGACCAACCACCCCTAAAATACCCCAGGCACACGACTGTGTTATCGTTGAACAAGACACAGACATCCTGAGAACTTAAGTAGCCCCACTTCTCCAGTGAGTTCCACAAAGAATGTGTGTTTACTGTGTCCACGACTGTGATGGGTCAAATACAGAggttatatttatttcatgcaCATTCATACAAATACTGATGACATCATACAAATATTTCATGACATCTGAAAATGTCAATGGGATTCATCAGCTCACCTGAACAAAGGAAGCCTTCGCACTGTTGTACTGCACTACCTGCTCCGTCTCCACGTAATTAGCGGCATGGCCCTCTGAATCAATGCCTggtaatgaaaaaaagaagttacAATCATGTGATCCCATGAAGCAATATATGAAGTCAACCGAATATCCACTGAATGTGGCTGCATTTCACTTGGGAAAATAACTTGAGTTAACATGATGTCTGGACATCACAGAAAAACAAGGACGAATCGTGGCTATTGCACAAATACCGGTAGGTAGGTGTCCAACTTcagttttaatatttattcaatgCTACATTCTTATGGACGTCAACTTTATGGCCATGTTAGTATACCAAAAGATTACTGCCGAATGAAATTCCACTGGCGTTCAGTATATGTTGTGGATAACAGAGTATTGTTACCTCTGACGTAGTAGCGGACACCAGCTCTAAAACAGCTCCTTCTGGAGATGATACTCCAGTCAAAAAGTTTCCCATTGATGCAGCTTGACTTCATGACGATGACTGGTAAATGTGTGTTAAGAAATCAGAAGAGTAAAAGTCAGGAATTAGAGCTACAGGCCAAA from the Hippocampus zosterae strain Florida chromosome 5, ASM2543408v3, whole genome shotgun sequence genome contains:
- the LOC127601379 gene encoding phosphatidylinositol-3-phosphatase SAC1-B isoform X1 gives rise to the protein MASTYESFNLRTTADKFYIEACDDGSGDVLAIDRVSTEMTLTTKKDIPASAETRPICGLMGTIRLVAGMYMIIITKKKKVGDLLGHAVWKALDFDVISYKKTILHLTDNQMQDDKTFLSMISNVLHTDSFYFATDYDLTHTLQRLANTSPEFQEMSLLERADQRFVWNGHLLREFIAQPELHKFVYPVVHGFIVMKSSCINGKLFDWSIISRRSCFRAGVRYYVRGIDSEGHAANYVETEQVVQYNSAKASFVQTRGSIPFYWSQRPNLKYKPRPQISKTVNHLDGFQRHFDSQIILYGKQVILNLINQKGSEKPLEKTFEKMVAGLGNSTIKYIAFDFHKECSRMRWHRLHILLDMVAEIQEEFGYFLVDSDGTILLNQEGTFRSNCMDCLDRTNVIQSLLARRSLQAQLRKMGVLYMNQHIEDQADFEKMYKNAWADNADACAKQYAGTGALKTDFTRTGKRTQWGLLMDGWNSMIRYYKNNFSDGFRQDSIDLFLGNFAVDEADLATPLREPKDWKFLTLPIIMVVAFSMCIICLLMAGDTWTETLAYILFWGTASVVTCGLILFNGRDFVDAPKLVQKEKLD
- the LOC127601379 gene encoding phosphatidylinositol-3-phosphatase SAC1-B isoform X2, with translation MTDNRFNARTTADKFYIEACDDGSGDVLAIDRVSTEMTLTTKKDIPASAETRPICGLMGTIRLVAGMYMIIITKKKKVGDLLGHAVWKALDFDVISYKKTILHLTDNQMQDDKTFLSMISNVLHTDSFYFATDYDLTHTLQRLANTSPEFQEMSLLERADQRFVWNGHLLREFIAQPELHKFVYPVVHGFIVMKSSCINGKLFDWSIISRRSCFRAGVRYYVRGIDSEGHAANYVETEQVVQYNSAKASFVQTRGSIPFYWSQRPNLKYKPRPQISKTVNHLDGFQRHFDSQIILYGKQVILNLINQKGSEKPLEKTFEKMVAGLGNSTIKYIAFDFHKECSRMRWHRLHILLDMVAEIQEEFGYFLVDSDGTILLNQEGTFRSNCMDCLDRTNVIQSLLARRSLQAQLRKMGVLYMNQHIEDQADFEKMYKNAWADNADACAKQYAGTGALKTDFTRTGKRTQWGLLMDGWNSMIRYYKNNFSDGFRQDSIDLFLGNFAVDEADLATPLREPKDWKFLTLPIIMVVAFSMCIICLLMAGDTWTETLAYILFWGTASVVTCGLILFNGRDFVDAPKLVQKEKLD